One segment of Candidatus Methylomirabilis lanthanidiphila DNA contains the following:
- a CDS encoding NADH dehydrogenase subunit L: MVWLIPVIPLAGSLVVGLMGRRMPRSLVAVIACGTASLSLLLSLMAFIRLLQMPAEGRALRASLGSWIASGDFSVSFGFLFDPLSAVMALVVCGVGLLIHIYSIGYMGEDRDYHRFFALLNLFLAEMLVLVLADNYLLLFVGWEGVGLCSYLLIGFWFERPAAAAAGTKAFLVNRIGDSAIVVGLIWMILLFGSLDFQTVLGDAPNVLVYGSVTVSLLTLLLFIGATGKSAQLPLYVWLPDAMEGPTPVSALIHAATMVTAGVYLVARSAPLFQLAPVSLEIMAWVGGLTALYAASIAMVQTDIKRIIAYSTISQLGYMFLGLGVGAYAAGIFHLMTHAFFKALLFLSAGSVIHALAGEQDIRKMGGLRQSLRVTAGSFLVGALANAGIAPFAGFWSKDEILSAAYGSGHQLLWVIGALTAAGTGFYMFRLYFLAFEGKSRLDAHTLGHVHEAPWSMRLPLVLLALGSATVGFVGVPPGSGLLQRFLESVFPASAHEASAEPSSEAVLAVAALVIAVGGIVLAFRYYLRDPAGSEALAARYPTFYRILLRKYWVDELYDAAVIRPIVGSARAISESFDTRMIDGSVNGVAALTMRAAGLLRRCQTGQVPAYILSILVGAVVVLGYLAFSG; the protein is encoded by the coding sequence ATGGTCTGGCTGATTCCAGTTATTCCGTTGGCGGGTAGTCTCGTCGTCGGCTTGATGGGCCGCCGGATGCCGCGCAGTCTGGTCGCGGTGATTGCCTGCGGTACCGCGTCGCTTTCGCTGCTGCTGTCCCTGATGGCGTTTATCCGTCTCCTTCAGATGCCGGCGGAAGGTCGCGCGCTCCGCGCCTCCCTCGGCTCATGGATCGCCTCCGGCGATTTCTCGGTCTCGTTCGGGTTCCTGTTCGATCCTCTCTCTGCCGTCATGGCGCTGGTGGTGTGCGGCGTGGGCCTGCTGATCCACATCTACTCGATCGGCTATATGGGGGAGGACCGCGACTATCACCGCTTCTTTGCGCTGCTCAATCTCTTCCTGGCCGAGATGCTGGTCCTGGTCCTGGCCGATAACTATCTCCTGCTTTTTGTGGGATGGGAGGGGGTGGGCCTCTGTTCGTACCTGTTGATCGGTTTCTGGTTTGAGCGACCGGCGGCGGCAGCCGCCGGGACCAAGGCCTTCCTGGTCAACCGGATCGGTGACAGCGCAATCGTTGTAGGACTGATCTGGATGATCCTGCTGTTCGGGTCGCTGGACTTTCAGACCGTGTTGGGGGATGCGCCGAATGTGCTGGTATACGGCTCTGTAACCGTGTCGTTGCTGACGCTTCTCCTGTTTATCGGGGCAACCGGTAAGTCGGCGCAACTGCCGTTGTATGTCTGGTTGCCCGATGCCATGGAGGGTCCCACGCCCGTCTCGGCGCTGATTCATGCCGCCACCATGGTGACGGCCGGTGTCTACCTGGTCGCGCGTTCCGCGCCGCTGTTCCAACTGGCGCCCGTGAGTCTGGAGATTATGGCCTGGGTTGGCGGCCTCACGGCCCTGTATGCTGCGAGCATCGCCATGGTACAGACCGACATCAAGCGGATCATCGCCTACTCGACCATCTCCCAGCTCGGCTATATGTTCTTAGGCTTGGGAGTCGGGGCCTACGCCGCGGGCATCTTTCACCTGATGACGCACGCCTTTTTCAAGGCCCTCCTCTTCCTGTCTGCGGGGTCGGTGATTCATGCACTGGCCGGCGAGCAGGATATACGGAAGATGGGGGGGCTGCGGCAGTCCCTTCGCGTCACGGCGGGGAGCTTTCTGGTCGGCGCGCTGGCGAACGCCGGCATCGCCCCTTTCGCCGGCTTCTGGAGCAAGGACGAGATCCTCTCTGCTGCCTATGGCTCCGGACACCAGTTGCTCTGGGTCATTGGGGCGCTGACCGCCGCAGGCACCGGATTCTATATGTTTCGCCTCTACTTCCTTGCCTTCGAGGGAAAGTCGAGGCTTGACGCGCATACCCTCGGCCACGTACACGAGGCGCCGTGGAGTATGCGCCTGCCGCTGGTGTTGCTGGCGCTCGGATCGGCGACTGTCGGGTTTGTCGGCGTTCCACCAGGATCGGGCCTGTTGCAGCGCTTCCTGGAGTCGGTCTTCCCCGCGTCGGCGCATGAGGCCTCGGCCGAGCCGAGCTCCGAGGCCGTGCTGGCGGTGGCGGCCCTTGTGATAGCAGTCGGCGGGATCGTCCTAGCCTTTCGGTACTATCTTCGGGATCCTGCCGGATCCGAGGCGCTGGCCGCGCGGTACCCTACCTTCTACCGTATCCTCCTGCGCAAATATTGGGTTGATGAGTTGTACGATGCGGCCGTCATCCGACCGATCGTCGGTTCCGCTCGCGCCATATCGGAGTCGTTCGACACGCGCATGATCGACGGGTCGGTCAATGGCGTTGCGGCGCTTACCATGCGCGCTGCGGGCCTGCTGAGGCGGTGTCAGACCGGCCAGGTTCCGGCCTATATCCTGTCGATTCTGGTGGGCGCAGTCGTCGTATTGGGATACCTGGCGTTTTCCGGATAG
- a CDS encoding NADH dehydrogenase, translating into MSLTGGPILSILIAIPLCGVLLLVCVDGTREALIKRLALAISSLDFFLSLMVYAQFDPATAGMQFVERAPWIESIGSSYLLGVDGISLPLLLLTTFLTPIAILASFSGITNRVKAYMVCMLLLQAGMIGVFVALDLVLFYLFWEGMLIPMYFLIGIWGGRRRVYATLKFVLYTMAGSVLMLLAMIVVAFLHQESMGRLTFDLTELIGRPIPYGTQLWLFAAFALAFAIKVPMFPFHTWLPDAHVEAPTAGSVLLAGVLLKMGTYGFLRFALPLFPEAAVAFTPLISVLAVIGILYGALVAMVQDDLKRLVAYSSVSHLGFVMLGIFAMNLQAVEGSILQMVNHGLSTGALFLLVGMIYERRHTRMIEEFGGLSRALPRFGLCFLVVMMSSIGLPGLNGFVGEFLILAGTFRVHKGYAALAAIGIILAAVYMLWMWQRVMWGQSRRADNLTLKDIGGREMAMLIPIILLIVWIGLNPNPLLRKMDASVAQLIEQVAGSPQADRLLPLRGSRFQVPRSEIAHPIFNPKPQTRNSRPM; encoded by the coding sequence ATGAGTCTGACAGGCGGTCCGATCCTCTCAATACTGATTGCCATTCCGCTGTGTGGCGTCCTCTTACTCGTCTGTGTCGATGGGACGCGCGAGGCGCTGATCAAGCGGCTCGCGCTGGCCATTTCATCCCTGGATTTTTTCCTGTCCCTGATGGTGTATGCGCAATTCGATCCGGCTACGGCCGGGATGCAGTTCGTCGAGCGGGCGCCGTGGATCGAGTCGATCGGGAGCAGCTATCTTCTTGGCGTGGATGGAATCAGCCTCCCGCTGCTGCTGCTTACGACGTTTCTGACACCCATTGCGATCCTTGCCTCCTTTTCCGGGATCACCAACCGGGTGAAGGCGTACATGGTCTGTATGCTGCTGCTCCAGGCCGGCATGATCGGCGTGTTTGTGGCCCTGGATCTGGTACTCTTTTACCTCTTCTGGGAGGGGATGCTGATCCCGATGTATTTCCTGATCGGGATCTGGGGCGGCCGGCGGCGGGTCTATGCCACCTTGAAGTTTGTCCTCTATACGATGGCGGGAAGCGTCCTGATGCTGCTGGCGATGATCGTCGTTGCCTTTCTGCATCAGGAGAGCATGGGTCGGTTGACATTTGACCTCACGGAGTTGATCGGCCGGCCGATTCCGTATGGCACGCAACTGTGGCTCTTTGCCGCCTTTGCCCTCGCCTTTGCCATCAAGGTGCCGATGTTTCCGTTTCACACATGGTTGCCGGATGCCCACGTGGAGGCGCCGACGGCGGGAAGCGTCCTGTTGGCCGGGGTGCTCTTGAAGATGGGGACGTACGGGTTCCTCCGATTCGCGCTGCCGCTCTTTCCGGAAGCGGCTGTCGCCTTTACCCCGTTGATCTCTGTGCTGGCCGTCATCGGTATCCTGTACGGCGCGCTGGTCGCCATGGTGCAGGATGACCTCAAGCGACTGGTCGCGTATAGTTCAGTGAGTCACCTGGGATTCGTGATGCTTGGGATCTTTGCGATGAACCTGCAGGCCGTGGAGGGCTCCATCCTCCAAATGGTCAATCATGGCCTCTCCACCGGCGCCCTTTTCCTGCTGGTGGGGATGATCTATGAGCGGCGCCACACGAGGATGATAGAGGAGTTCGGCGGACTCTCGCGGGCGCTTCCTCGCTTCGGTCTCTGCTTTCTGGTGGTGATGATGTCGTCCATCGGCCTGCCGGGCCTGAACGGGTTTGTCGGAGAGTTCCTGATCCTGGCGGGAACCTTCCGTGTCCACAAAGGGTATGCGGCGCTGGCGGCCATCGGCATCATCCTGGCGGCGGTCTATATGCTCTGGATGTGGCAACGCGTGATGTGGGGGCAAAGCCGACGGGCAGATAATCTCACGCTCAAGGATATCGGCGGCCGTGAGATGGCGATGCTGATCCCGATCATCCTGCTTATTGTGTGGATCGGCCTGAATCCCAATCCCCTCCTCAGGAAGATGGATGCGTCCGTCGCTCAGCTCATCGAACAGGTCGCCGGTTCACCACAAGCTGATCGGCTGTTGCCGCTTCGCGGTTCCAGGTTCCAGGTTCCACGGTCTGAAATTGCACATCCTATCTTTAACCCGAAACCCCAAACCCGAAACTCTAGACCGATGTGA
- a CDS encoding NADH-quinone oxidoreductase subunit N, which produces MELVLPQIDWTPFAPLIPVAVGGLTTLVVDLFLPPGRKQFIALLSLIALAASILLAINSWGLVRYGVHDAVVLDRFSLFFYLVLGLVGILTILLSMGHLDAAAADQGEYYSLVLFSILGMMLMAAGGDLVVIFLGLETFSLALYILAGFWKTELRSNESALKYLLLGAFASGFFLYGIALVYGATGTTVLRQIVAVLADGHSPEPLFLVGGGLLLVGFGFKIASVPFHMWVPDVYEGAPTSVTAFMIAGTKAAAFAAFLRVFLLAVPALHIRWSAAIWVLAVLTMTVGNLVALVQSNIKRMLAYSSIAHAGYLLVALVAGGSSGVTGILFYLVAYALMNLGAFAVIIAVQGRDQERLLLTDYAGLGWQRPALAACMAVFMFSLAGIPPTAGFMGKLYIFSAALEGHYPGLAVIGVLNSVISVYFYLRVIVIMYMSEAASPPPLVPASAAAVLAVLVSVLGTLHLGLFPARLLDLARQSVSAITG; this is translated from the coding sequence ATGGAACTTGTGCTGCCTCAGATTGATTGGACTCCTTTTGCGCCGCTCATACCGGTGGCCGTAGGCGGACTCACAACGTTGGTGGTCGATCTTTTTCTTCCGCCAGGGCGGAAACAATTCATCGCCCTCCTGAGCCTGATCGCGCTTGCGGCGTCGATCCTTCTCGCGATCAACTCATGGGGATTGGTTCGCTACGGGGTTCATGACGCGGTCGTGTTGGATCGGTTTTCGCTCTTCTTTTATCTCGTACTTGGCCTGGTCGGCATACTGACCATCCTGCTGTCGATGGGGCATCTTGACGCAGCGGCGGCTGACCAGGGCGAGTATTACAGCCTGGTGCTCTTCTCGATATTGGGGATGATGCTGATGGCCGCAGGTGGGGACCTGGTCGTCATTTTTCTGGGGCTGGAAACCTTCTCGCTTGCCCTGTACATTCTCGCCGGGTTCTGGAAGACAGAGCTTCGCTCGAACGAGTCGGCGCTGAAGTACCTCCTACTGGGGGCCTTTGCCAGCGGCTTTTTCCTCTACGGCATTGCCCTGGTGTATGGGGCGACCGGCACGACCGTCCTCCGACAGATTGTGGCCGTTCTGGCCGATGGACATTCGCCCGAGCCCCTGTTCCTGGTCGGGGGCGGATTGCTGCTGGTTGGGTTCGGCTTCAAGATCGCCTCCGTCCCGTTCCATATGTGGGTCCCGGACGTATATGAGGGGGCGCCTACCTCCGTGACGGCGTTCATGATCGCCGGGACCAAGGCCGCTGCCTTCGCCGCCTTCCTGCGGGTATTCCTTCTGGCAGTGCCTGCGCTGCACATACGTTGGTCGGCAGCGATCTGGGTGCTGGCGGTCCTCACGATGACCGTAGGCAATCTGGTAGCCCTGGTACAAAGCAACATCAAGCGGATGCTCGCCTACAGCTCGATCGCTCATGCCGGGTATCTGTTGGTCGCATTGGTCGCCGGCGGATCATCCGGAGTGACCGGCATTCTCTTCTACCTGGTCGCCTATGCCTTAATGAACCTTGGCGCCTTCGCCGTCATCATCGCGGTACAAGGTCGTGATCAGGAGCGGCTGTTGCTGACCGACTATGCCGGTCTTGGATGGCAGCGTCCGGCCCTGGCCGCCTGCATGGCTGTCTTTATGTTTTCGCTGGCCGGCATCCCTCCGACAGCCGGTTTCATGGGTAAGCTGTATATCTTCAGCGCCGCGCTTGAAGGCCACTATCCCGGCCTGGCAGTGATCGGTGTCCTGAACAGCGTCATCTCAGTCTACTTTTATCTTCGCGTCATCGTCATCATGTACATGAGTGAGGCAGCCTCCCCGCCGCCGCTGGTCCCGGCCTCTGCAGCGGCTGTCCTGGCCGTGCTGGTATCTGTGCTGGGAACCCTTCACCTTGGCCTCTTCCCGGCGAGGTTGCTCGATCTGGCGCGGCAGTCGGTCTCCGCGATTACAGGATGA
- a CDS encoding REX family transcriptional regulator, whose product MRAIKIPEKTVTRLSIYLRCVEELEGEGTASVSSKQLADRFGLNSAQVRKDLAYFGQFGIRGLGYYITPLRHSLEEILGLKRAWEVALVGLGNLGSALIAYRGFQEKGFKISVVFDRDPGKVGRRIDGIPVMDTGTIVSVVRKRKIKIGILAVPAAGAQAVLDALVKGGVIAVLNFAPAQLTAPDSVKVQNVDLSALLKTLSYHIARAEQPKPRTP is encoded by the coding sequence ATGAGAGCGATCAAGATTCCCGAAAAGACCGTTACCAGGCTGTCGATCTACCTGCGCTGTGTGGAGGAGTTGGAGGGTGAAGGGACGGCGAGCGTCTCGTCCAAGCAGCTCGCCGACCGTTTCGGCCTGAACTCTGCTCAGGTGCGAAAAGACCTGGCATACTTCGGCCAGTTCGGTATCCGGGGTCTGGGGTACTACATCACCCCGCTCCGGCATAGTCTGGAGGAGATTCTCGGCCTCAAGCGGGCATGGGAGGTGGCTCTGGTCGGGTTGGGGAATCTGGGCTCTGCGTTGATTGCCTACAGGGGGTTCCAGGAGAAAGGATTCAAAATCTCTGTCGTGTTCGACCGGGACCCGGGCAAGGTCGGTCGGCGGATTGACGGGATCCCGGTAATGGATACAGGGACGATCGTCTCGGTTGTCCGCAAGCGGAAGATCAAGATCGGAATTTTAGCGGTTCCCGCCGCCGGCGCTCAGGCCGTCCTCGATGCGCTCGTAAAGGGCGGGGTCATTGCGGTCTTGAATTTCGCCCCCGCCCAATTGACCGCCCCCGATTCGGTGAAGGTCCAGAATGTCGACCTGTCAGCCCTCTTGAAAACGCTGAGCTACCATATCGCCCGGGCCGAGCAGCCGAAACCCCGCACCCCTTGA
- a CDS encoding membrane protein, which translates to MLGVNVAWDNEADARRFIETYKLPYPVGRDTDGEIGRRYQIEGTPTTFLINPDGSLYGRSRGAMTEEEFHKSIDALLSQKGKP; encoded by the coding sequence ATGCTGGGCGTCAACGTCGCCTGGGACAACGAAGCCGACGCGCGCAGGTTTATCGAGACGTATAAGCTCCCTTACCCTGTGGGACGCGATACCGACGGCGAGATCGGCAGACGCTATCAAATCGAAGGTACGCCGACCACCTTCCTGATCAATCCAGACGGAAGCCTCTATGGACGGTCGAGGGGGGCAATGACCGAGGAGGAGTTTCACAAATCGATTGACGCCCTCCTCAGTCAGAAAGGAAAGCCGTAG
- the ubiD gene encoding 3-octaprenyl-4-hydroxybenzoate carboxy-lyase, which translates to MAYEDLRAFIAALEQRGLLRRIKTEVDPILEVTEITDRVSKRLGPALLFERVKGSPMPLLINAFGSEAHLCLALQRASLDELAGELDGILEIKSPEGWLEKLKMLPKLTEMASYLPKRVKDGPCKEVRITQEPSFDLLPVIKCWPLDGGRFITFPLVFTKDPDTGTRNCGMYRMQIYDERTAGMHWHIHHGGARHYEKNRRLGRRTEVAVAIGPDPATTLSAVIPAPDGIDEMLIAGFLRKRSVELVPCETVDLEVPANAEIVLEGYVEPDELRLEGPFGDHTGFYSLPDYYPVFHLTAITHRRDPIYQTTIVGRPPMEDCHMGTAVERMSLPLLRKQLPEIVDFHMPFAGVFHNLVIVSIDKAYPGHARKIMHAIWGMGQAMFSKVIVVVDKDVNVRNPAEVVWKVLNHIDPERDIEFVMGPVETLDHASRLPKYGSKMGIDGTRKWKEEGFMRDWPDEQVMDHETKAAVDRRWQEYGLD; encoded by the coding sequence ATGGCATACGAGGATCTGCGGGCGTTTATTGCGGCGCTGGAGCAGCGGGGGCTGCTGAGGCGGATTAAGACCGAGGTCGATCCGATTCTCGAGGTCACCGAGATCACTGATCGGGTCAGCAAGCGTCTTGGACCGGCGCTGCTGTTCGAGCGGGTCAAGGGCTCGCCCATGCCGCTCCTGATCAACGCCTTCGGCTCGGAGGCGCATCTGTGCCTGGCGCTGCAGCGCGCCTCGCTGGACGAACTGGCCGGGGAGCTGGACGGCATTCTCGAGATCAAGAGTCCGGAAGGGTGGCTCGAGAAACTCAAAATGTTGCCGAAGCTGACGGAGATGGCGAGCTACCTGCCCAAACGGGTGAAGGACGGCCCGTGTAAGGAGGTGCGCATCACGCAAGAGCCCTCGTTTGACCTGTTGCCGGTCATCAAGTGCTGGCCGCTGGACGGCGGCCGGTTCATCACGTTTCCCCTGGTCTTCACCAAAGATCCGGACACCGGCACGCGCAACTGCGGTATGTATCGGATGCAGATCTACGATGAACGGACCGCGGGGATGCACTGGCACATCCACCACGGCGGCGCGAGACACTACGAAAAAAACCGACGGCTTGGGCGCCGCACCGAGGTCGCCGTGGCCATTGGGCCCGATCCGGCTACGACCCTGTCGGCAGTCATCCCGGCGCCCGACGGGATCGACGAGATGCTGATCGCCGGCTTCCTGCGAAAACGGTCAGTCGAACTCGTCCCGTGCGAGACCGTTGATCTGGAGGTCCCGGCCAACGCCGAAATCGTGCTGGAAGGGTATGTCGAACCGGATGAGTTGCGCCTGGAAGGGCCGTTCGGCGATCATACCGGCTTTTACTCCCTCCCCGACTATTACCCCGTCTTTCATCTGACGGCCATCACCCACCGCCGGGACCCGATCTACCAAACCACTATCGTCGGCCGCCCGCCCATGGAGGACTGCCACATGGGGACGGCCGTGGAGCGGATGTCCCTCCCCCTCCTCAGAAAACAGTTGCCGGAGATCGTGGACTTCCACATGCCGTTTGCCGGGGTCTTTCACAATCTTGTTATCGTCAGCATCGACAAGGCGTACCCGGGCCACGCGCGTAAGATCATGCACGCGATCTGGGGCATGGGCCAGGCGATGTTCTCGAAGGTGATCGTCGTCGTCGACAAGGACGTGAACGTCCGCAACCCGGCGGAAGTGGTCTGGAAGGTCCTCAACCACATCGACCCGGAGCGCGATATCGAATTTGTCATGGGCCCGGTCGAAACCCTGGATCATGCCAGTCGGCTGCCCAAGTATGGCTCAAAGATGGGGATCGACGGAACGCGAAAGTGGAAAGAGGAGGGGTTCATGCGCGACTGGCCGGATGAACAGGTCATGGATCATGAGACCAAGGCTGCCGTAGACCGACGCTGGCAAGAGTATGGTCTGGATTGA
- a CDS encoding Plasmid maintenance system antidote protein — protein MPIRSVRHKGLKRLFEHDGKERTAISMKNPPHPGGVIRRQVIEPLGLSITNAADILGVTRQTLSLLLNERTDLSSEMALRVEKAFGPKMDHLMKIRGHHTHF, from the coding sequence ATGCCGATCAGGAGTGTTAGACATAAAGGACTGAAGCGCCTCTTTGAACACGATGGGAAGGAGAGAACTGCGATATCCATGAAGAATCCCCCTCACCCCGGCGGCGTGATCCGCCGCCAAGTGATCGAGCCCCTCGGTCTTTCGATCACGAACGCCGCAGATATCCTCGGTGTCACTCGGCAAACCCTGTCATTGCTGCTGAATGAGCGCACCGACCTGTCGTCGGAGATGGCACTACGGGTCGAGAAGGCGTTCGGCCCGAAGATGGATCACCTGATGAAAATACGGGGACACCATACTCATTTCTGA
- a CDS encoding ATPase — MSLHPVLNDKLSAAVAPGLELAATPRDVTLPPIPGKVHAVVGMRRAGKTTYLRQLQSQWRTSAEAARVVYLSFDDDRLAGLPLEQLGMLLEEYYRRYPDWRRRATVWWLLDEIQVVNGWERFVRRVMDTERVQMVVSGSSARMLSREVHTSLRGRGTETIIRPFSFREFLRHRGQEPEGEARSLAAPERSRVEQLLGEYLTAGGFPEAQGLASGLRIDLLQGYVDTVLFRDIVERRSVTQVAALRWLTRQCLKNPTGRFSVHRLHQDLKAQGLGVAKDALHAMVGYLEDSFLLRCVPLATESERRRNSNPRKVYPVDTGMIGAFDRTGRSNVGYALETVVLHELDRRQAEVGYVRTEAGYEVDFLARFHDGREELIQVCADIGTAETREREVRALEDASREHPRATQTLIVLNFDQLSLKVPPGVTVHAAYQWLLDAD; from the coding sequence ATGAGCCTCCACCCTGTATTAAATGACAAGCTGAGCGCGGCGGTCGCTCCCGGTCTGGAACTGGCGGCGACGCCGCGTGATGTCACGCTGCCGCCGATCCCCGGTAAGGTCCATGCAGTCGTCGGCATGCGGCGCGCAGGGAAAACAACCTACCTTAGACAGCTACAGTCGCAGTGGCGGACATCGGCCGAGGCCGCGCGCGTGGTGTACCTGAGCTTCGATGACGATCGCTTGGCGGGGTTGCCATTGGAGCAATTGGGGATGCTGCTGGAGGAATATTATCGACGGTACCCCGACTGGCGCCGGCGGGCAACAGTGTGGTGGCTGCTAGACGAGATCCAAGTGGTGAACGGGTGGGAACGCTTTGTGCGGCGGGTCATGGACACAGAGCGAGTCCAAATGGTGGTGTCCGGGTCGTCTGCGCGGATGTTGAGCCGAGAGGTGCATACCTCGTTGCGGGGACGCGGCACCGAAACCATCATCCGGCCGTTCAGCTTCCGGGAGTTTCTGCGGCATCGCGGACAGGAACCCGAAGGGGAGGCCAGATCACTGGCTGCCCCAGAGCGGTCGCGGGTAGAACAACTCTTAGGTGAGTACCTGACAGCAGGCGGATTTCCGGAGGCGCAAGGGCTTGCGTCGGGGTTGCGCATCGATCTGTTGCAGGGCTATGTGGACACGGTGCTGTTCCGCGATATCGTGGAACGCCGCAGTGTCACGCAGGTGGCAGCGCTCCGCTGGTTGACCCGGCAGTGCCTAAAGAACCCCACCGGACGGTTCAGCGTGCATCGGCTCCATCAGGACCTGAAGGCTCAAGGGCTGGGTGTAGCCAAGGATGCGTTGCACGCGATGGTGGGGTATTTGGAAGACTCTTTCTTGCTGCGATGTGTCCCCCTGGCCACGGAATCGGAACGGCGCCGCAATTCGAACCCGCGCAAGGTATACCCGGTAGACACCGGCATGATCGGGGCGTTTGATCGAACAGGCCGGTCAAATGTAGGATACGCCCTGGAGACGGTGGTGCTGCACGAGTTGGATCGTCGCCAGGCCGAGGTAGGTTACGTGCGAACGGAAGCCGGTTACGAAGTGGATTTTTTGGCGCGATTTCACGATGGGCGGGAGGAACTCATCCAGGTGTGCGCCGACATCGGCACAGCAGAAACCAGGGAGCGCGAGGTGCGGGCGTTGGAGGACGCGTCACGCGAGCATCCGCGGGCCACACAGACGCTGATCGTGCTGAATTTCGACCAGTTGTCCCTCAAGGTGCCTCCCGGTGTCACAGTCCACGCGGCGTATCAGTGGTTGCTGGACGCGGATTGA
- the pyrH_1 gene encoding Uridylate kinase, which produces MKIDVVIKVGGSLGTWKGIGKLLDSIERWKGSTNVLVVPGGGVFADLVRAEYRRSRLSERAAHRMAVLAMDQYGLQLCDLASRAEPASSLNQVMQVIRGGRLPVYLPSRSLARRDPFKPSWEVTSDSIAAYIAGLVKADALLLLKSVDGIFARDPKIDPSAPLLPSVARSHLSRYSGVDREFGRWLNGIDCCWIINGTRQARVKEWLESGKTVGTCVVMRGVRQNKQD; this is translated from the coding sequence ATGAAGATCGATGTCGTCATCAAGGTGGGCGGGAGTCTCGGTACGTGGAAAGGTATAGGGAAGCTGCTCGACTCTATCGAGCGGTGGAAGGGTTCCACCAACGTGTTGGTGGTTCCGGGTGGCGGGGTCTTTGCCGATCTGGTGCGGGCGGAGTATCGCCGATCACGACTTTCCGAACGCGCCGCACATCGGATGGCTGTCCTGGCGATGGATCAGTACGGTCTTCAGTTGTGTGACCTCGCCTCCCGGGCTGAGCCCGCCTCCAGTCTGAATCAGGTCATGCAGGTAATCCGAGGAGGCCGACTTCCGGTCTACCTCCCCTCCCGATCCCTTGCACGCCGGGATCCCTTCAAGCCTTCGTGGGAGGTCACCTCGGATTCGATCGCCGCTTATATCGCCGGGCTTGTGAAGGCGGACGCCCTGCTGCTGCTGAAATCCGTGGATGGAATCTTCGCGCGTGATCCGAAAATCGACCCGTCGGCGCCCCTGCTTCCGAGCGTCGCACGCTCACACCTTTCGCGGTACAGCGGCGTGGACCGCGAGTTCGGCAGGTGGCTGAATGGGATTGACTGCTGTTGGATCATCAATGGAACGCGCCAGGCCCGCGTGAAGGAGTGGCTGGAGTCCGGGAAGACAGTGGGGACGTGCGTGGTCATGCGAGGCGTGAGGCAAAACAAACAGGATTGA